The genomic segment CTGGAGGAACCAGACCGCAGTGAATCACCGGGCTTTTACAACAAAATGCATTACTATCCAGAAATGATTCCCTCCAGTGAGAGATGACAACAGATTTCTTACTACTGTCTTGGAGAGGATGACGTATTACAAGTACTCTATCACTGTTAGCATACAGTAGCATTGTTACTTCATTTTCAGGCTATATTTTTACCTGCTACTGATTGTAgtacacatagacacacacacacacaaacctttaGTTTATGTaattgatgttaaaaaaaaaaagttgtttcatAACTGTGACTGAATATGCTTGTGATAAAATAGCTACACAGATCATTCATTTAGTCTTCACCAACCTGTTACAAATCAGTTGTAACACTACCTGCTTTTCATTAAGCTTATGTGTCTATAATTTCCACACTAGCTCCTCAGAACAAAAGAGAGGCTGGAGGAGCAGGCTTCTTCCAAGGAAATCCCAAATGTCCTAGCTCTGATTAAAAGACAACATGCATTTTGAAGCTGGTGTGGTAACTCATGCTTCATGTCACCGAGGGTTAGCTTACAAAGAAAATGTCTAAACTTttgtttcaaaatatttttgatCTAATAATCACACTTCTGTCTTCTGTTAACAAGAAGATGacaacattcaaaacacaatcaCTCATTGCTATTAAATGCATACAGGTCTAAAGTAAAGTGATTCCAAGTTCTGACTTCTCAACTGTGAGGTACACTGAACGCAGTATAAAGGATTGGGTAGTGTTGTAGAAGCATTAGATAGTATAATGAAAGGCATCCAACACGATTATTGGAACCcaaaatcttgatttttttttttaaaaaacaagataaaacaaactAACTAAAAAGTTTGTTTGAACATTATCATTTTGGAAACTGGTGGATTTCTAAATGAAATGAAGTTAGTATCATAAAATTAGTATTGTGTAAGagttattaaatgcattttctctTGGATTCAGTAAATGCATGTGTCCTTGTATAAACGAGAAAATGAGGGCATTCCTGTATTGTTACTATCATAATGTTAATGTCCTGGAAATGTACAAATTGGTGACAAATGAAAGACCAACAATAAGTGTCAAAAATGCCTCTTTTatagatttgtgtgtgtttatatgagtCATCAGGAAtgttaatgatgataataaataaccATGTGTACAAAACagcttttcatatttttttctttatgagaATTTCCCTTGACTATGTAAAAAACTTTTCAGCTTTTGCAGTAATTTTGGAGACCACTTTGTTTAGGGAAGATAGATAAATGCATTAGCAAACAGGCTAACAAGTTACCAGCTTGACACTACTTTTGATCCCTTTAGCCAGCCTTGATACTGAAACGATGGGAAGCCATGCAGCAAAAAGCGAGCATGCATTGTGGTGCATTCAAACATctttttacaacatttttcaCAACAATGATTAACAGGAAAACCAAATCTCTTGGTGCTTAGCTACTGTGGGCCATCAGAAAGGCTTTATTAGACCTTGACataattttgtttcttaaatCTCTGAGTTCATTTAGAGAAGTGGATCACCATTCATCTAAAGATATTCCCTCCAAGGTGAGAGCTGAGGTGGTAGTATGttattattgctgttttgtttgtctgattATTTGCAGTGCCAACAAAAGACTCCCAACAGCCTCACAGAACTACTGAATCTAAACTGTACGAGTCCATGGTTCATCTCAGCGACAACTATGAGCTAGtcctagtttaaaaaaaaacttttatacaCATCACGTGACAAAATGTCTATTTTAATAGAGTTACAAAAAtctcaaaataagaaaagaaacagaaaattctgCTTCATCTATTTTCAACACAGCCTGATgtgacattaaagaaaaaataagttcAGCTCATCAGCCCTGCTGATTCTAAATTTATCTTCATTCCAAGAatcttgaatattaaaaatggaacCACAGTAGGCTTTGATGAGTGAGGCAGTCAAAGCATTGACCTGCCTATGAAACTATCATAAATAGTTTCTTACATATTCCATGTTATTTGTTAATGACATGTCAATATTATGTTTTAACCTAAAAAGTGATGATACATTGACAGCTGAGTGATATGTGCTCTTCCAAACATGATCATGAACTACATCAGGGAGATGGCTCAGAAGAGAAGACAAGGGGAGTGCTTCAGCCTCTTGGACCATGCAGCACTTCTCATTCAGGCCTGCTTCATATTTAATTGGGACATACTTTAAAACACCACTGAATAATGAAAACGTCGGGGCTCAGCACTGTAACTAGATGATCAGACATGGCGTCTGAATTTTATAGGATAAGGCAAGTGGAGATGATGGCAAACATGTATGCATACACTCAAACAGCTCCCTGACACAGTTGTTTTTACATACAATGCGTGCCTCGGACAGCAGGTCAGACTGGCCTTTGGTTTCAGAAATTGTCATGGCTTAAGCTTAGCCAGTGAAGAATTAAACCACATATCTTACAAGCATTGGGCTGATACTAAACTGCTGCAAGGCAGCACCCTGCACTGTCATTCCTGTGAGGCAGCAGAGCACTGTTACGCAGACAGCTGAAAAAATGAGGTTCCCGTCAACAGCATAACAGTCTGTCTTGATGCTGCCCACACAGAGATGCTACATAGCAGAGGATGCAGCAGTAGACTTGAAATTGTGCAGTGGCTTTTATTCCATGCACTTTtaggctaaaaaaaataaatactctaCCATGATTATGTAAGCCAATTATTGATTTTCTGATTCAAACTGGTATTCTCCAACACAATTCATGTGggatcatttctttttaataagatCTAGTTTCCTTTTTATGAGAAGAAACCTTGTCAAGGATCTTTGAGTGTCTCTGAAGGCCAAATTAAGCTTGGTGTGCAAACAAATTCTCAACACGAAGTGGTGtgagaataaaaaagaattgGAGATTTGAGTAGGGAAAAGGGTGAGTTCATTCAGAGTAACAACTTACCAAACTGTCCCCACTGCTGTTCTTCACCCTGGTATTTATGTAGTCATGAGCCATTTCCTCCTCTGACTTGATTTGATGCACCAGCCGTTTTGGATAGGTAATCTCGGTTGAAGTATCCCCATCATCCAGCTGGCCTGATGGGGTAAACCAGTCCCACAtgcctccatcctccaccgGACTCCTTTCCACACCTACATGTAGCAGAACAGGGAAACTCTCACTCGGTTGGCTCCTGAGTGTACAGTGTGGGTTTGGCAAATACTGGGAAATGATTGCAACAGTTTCGTTAATCAAATGCAATGCACATAAAATCTAATCTAACAGATGATCTAGTGACCTAATTAACAAATAGTCCAGTGAATGGTGTTTAATCGGTTACTATTTTAAGAATTGCAGGGGATCAAATTAGTGTTTTTTGAtggaaattaattaatgcaCTTATATACAAGTTAAAAACATCATTAACGCCCATATAGGCACGTATAGGTTTAATACATAAATCAGAACCTCAGTGATCATTAGTCAGGATGTAACTAATTTGCCTGGTTAATTGATAATAGTGGTGCTTTTAGATTTTAATTGGATTTAACACCGTTTGAATGGTGATGGGTACGTTTGCTTCATTAGGGAAAAGATCTGCTATGGAAATGTGTTGATGCAGCAAAAATACCGGTTGGCCAGTGGGCTGGTTGGCACGGAGATTCCCcgaacaataaaatcacagccTACACTGGGGTTAGAAAAGTGCTGTTCAAGGCGAAAAAATGTGGATGTAAAGGAAACGAAAAGGGTGCTCCCACTCTCCAAAGCCCCCCTCTCTCGCTTCCCTCTCGCTTACCTGAGACTGCAAGCCTCTCGCCCACTGCAGCAAAGACCATGAAGCACCACACCGACAGCATGATCTTCACATATTCCCTCGGATTACAACATCGAGAGCCGCAAATAAGATGTCAAGAACCGGGAAGGTGGAGAGGAGGAACAAGACCAAAAAACGCACAGCAGAGATGGCGAAGATCCAAAGTTAATCTGCTAAACATCTGATGATGCGCGTCCCCTCATCTCTCCCCCCTCTCTACCTCTCACCCTCTCAACTATGGCTAACAACGCTACAGAGAATTTGGATTTGCATCTCAGAATGGTGAAAAATGAATCAATCGAGGCCTAGAGAGTGAGGATAATATTAAGGAACGGGAGAGCGCATAGCGGATGCATCGCTCCGCAAGGCTGCGCGGGTGCGTAGTATGGCTGGATGAGGttatatgtgcgtgtgtgtaagtgtgtgtgtgtatctgcgGTATGCGGAAACTAGAGGATGGGAAAGCGAAGAGAAATGCATTGGATCTGCGGTGAGGAGGACACGTGGGGCCGCGGTAACCTCCCTTATACAGAGCAGCCTCCTCCTCTCGTTGCCATGCAGCTCTGCGCAGGAAGAGGATGCGACAGCCCGGCGGCTGGAGTGCACGGCCGAGGAAAAGCCATAAGGGTGGCTAGGGATAAACACTTAATTCATTacatgaaagcagagatgtGAATGGTGAAGCAGCCTATCTCAGAATAGTGACATGGGTATTACAGATCTGCAGAGGAGGAAGGTGTGCCATGCAGGAACAAAGGCCCCATCATCGGATTGTCTCACGTTCCAAGTTTGTTTCTGTGGTAACAAGCTCAAGGAGTTGGAGatatttttgttgttcatttatatttttaacacagaagCTCTCACACTTAGACTTGCAGATAAGTCCATATCATTTTTCTGCAATAAAACACAAGTACCATTAGAAAACCATTTCAACTAAaattaaggtaaaaaaaatggaagtAGAAGCTGATGTGTCATAAATGGTTTTCAAATGTCCACTTGAGTTTGTACATTGCAAACCAATTCATTTAGCATAAACTGTATTTGAAAACAATGCTATCTTTGCAATATTAGATAATGATACTGAAGAAGTGCTACACTTCTGATGTCTTTTGTGCTGCTTTCTTTGAATAAATGTAGTTTCAATAAATAGGAGGTCTGATAAAGCAGCACATCTTCCATGAAATAGCACCACAACATACATGTGGTTGTACTTCATTGTAATAAAGTATCTATTTCTTATTCAAATAGCCAGCAAGCAAACATAGCAGTTCAACAACGTTAGGAAGTACTCCAAAAACACGAATAGTATCCAACATAAGCTCTGGAGGTGATGTGTAAGTTGGGAGCAGGTAAACATGACAGATCCTGCTtgatttctgacttttttgtttCAAAAGAGTACAGTTGATTGGTTTCTGTAAATGGGAACCATAAATATAGAGCTCTCCAACTGGAGCTGGAGACCTGCAGAGCTGTATGTGCTGCTGTCTCAGCCCCCTAACCTGCAGGGTTAAGCCTCCTTGATGCAGTGAAGTCTTTCAGGAGTCATCCTGCGACACATCCCACTAATGGAGGCACATTGTGCACTGACAGCCCCCTCTGAATATTTCATTTACCTCCCTTTGAGACCAACAAGGaatgaaagaaagaggaaagagatAGAGGAGTGAATAACAGAAGGAATGCAGcatcaaaaaagaaatattcttCTTATTCCCATCCATCCAAATAACAGGCTGCTGAAAAATTCTAATTCAAATTCTAAAACtcaaaacacaaatcatttaaatatatatttgcttCTCTGCTGTTAATGTGAACATCTCCACTCTCCTCTTCATAGGCTGGGCGACAGTGCTAGTCAGATAATTTAGAATTCAGTTGCGGCAAAGTTAAGTAATAAAATGTGCAAGGAGAGCTTTGAGCAGTCAGGGCTGCAGAGCTGTTGCTTgattcacacattcacaaatgGTAGACTTTGAAGTGAGCACTTTATCAAGTTGGGCTCCTTCTAAAAACAAAGCTGGAAAAGTCATGAGGAAAGTCTTAAGCAATTCACAAAAGATTCCCATCTTTAAAACTCAGAGACATTATGTgaaacaaagttatttattttcattgtgaaCGAGTGTGGCATCTCAAAATGAATTTACTGATTTGCAGCTCAGTAATAAAAGAACATCTCAATATGCAAGAGGCAAAGTCAAAAACAATATATGATCTTCAGGCCACAATCAAAATCACAGCCAGGGTTCAGTAAAACATGTGAAAATTGTTGTCAGTGATCACAGTTATTTACAGATGGGaggtaaaatataaagaaaacactaaaaccaGGTGCAGAGATTATGCTGCACTCTGTATCAGAGTTCATTTAAAGATTGACTGAGGCAcgttaaaaaactaaatttaatgaaatgaagctttttttttttttccttgatcATTTTGGGTGTTGCATCCTCTAAAGTGGGAACCTCAAACACCAGTCTTGGAGAGCCACTACCCTGCAGTAATTAAatcacatctgattcaaatcaacttgatccaacagcttgttgccaagttctgcacaataacccattaaagGTATAGTGTGTAAGAATTAATGACATCTGGTGATAAAGATGGATATAGCAAGTTATGGCTGTCAATGGCCAAAGTTCttccagataaaaacatgttttcatcagcgagtggatccagtggcctcacgtgcagcaatgactgaactacaggtaactacttcatcattgtgtacatgtgtactgtcttcttctatgttccTTTTAAGGTGTTACCTATACTTATCCCaaatgatgctgcagcagctATCAAGCAAAGCCGGTACTTCAGTAagagatttgtttatttaataagaGTAAAAATAGTGGCACACATATGGCAAAAGCCACGTACATGTGGACCCACaacaagtaaatataaatagctcactaagagaataaaaagtaGTGGTAATTGCAGTTAAATAAATAGTACCAACCGAAATTCAGCTCTTAATTACATAccacatttttttgtcattgaccTTTCTTTTGTTACATGCATTTTGTTACAGGTgagttgaagcaggaaaacatctaaaacctgccaGATAGTAGACCTCAAGGAACAGAGTTTGAGATCCAcgctttaaagagaaaaataacatttgctTATATTCAAAGCAAAATTTAGAAGTCAGCACCTGTGATAGTGTGGGGGGCATTAATGTACATGGCATGGGTCACTTATAGATCTATGAGGGCAACATTAATGCTAAATGACATACACCGGTATTGGAGGAGCACCTGCTGCCATCCAGACGACATCTTTTTGAAGAATGACTGCTCTTGTTTCAGCAAGATGTCAGAAATCCTAATACTGCACAAGTCCAGACCCAGACTTTAGCCTAAAGAAGAACTGAAGGATcctttgttgttgtattttttcactatctgtaattaaataattagaGTAAAATGATCTGCAActgatttaattcagttttatttataattcaaGTTTCATCCCTTTTGAAGAAGGCTCTAGATCTGAACAGCACAGCCTTGTGTGCAAAGTCACACTGCCCTCTGCTGTATACATAGCTGTTTCACACTTGGAGACACTGAAACGAatcagaataagaaaaaaatctccagCTTTCTTTTAGAGATACACTATTAAAAAAGTTAGGGATAGTCAGCTTTGGTACGATGTCAGAATGCAACAAAATGCACTACAGCCTTTACAGGTTAACTTGATTTGACTTTCTCtacattttaaatgcacatCTACAGCTATTCAGTGTTTAACTACTTAATGCAGAACATGCTGTTATCTAACAAGgtgaaaaatcacaaaaaagccACCAACAGAAttgtctgaaccatgaatagACCACTAAATGTTCGGTGAAATGACCACTTGCATTTAAACAGTCCTCTTGTTCACATTTTGATACCATAAGACCAAGACAAAACATAACTCATGACAAGAcactgacatttttatgttgccCACCATtgttaggttttgttttataaattgttTGAGATGAAGGAATTACCATTACATGATTCTACATAAATGTCCTACATTCATGATGTGGAATCAGTGTAGCATGAAAGTTTTACATTTCTTGTAAAGTTGACTATCCTTAGTAGTTGAGCAGATAGTTGAGTAGTTGGAAAAAAGTGTCCCTCTGTGCAACATTAGCTATTTTGTGACAGAAGTGTGTTAAAAACAACTGTTATAGGAGGATAATCAGTAGCTAGGTTTTATTACCGTAGCCTACATTTAGTTTCAAGTATCCTATTAACTGTTTCCACGTTtgctattttatgttatgtccCGTAAATTATAGCTAATATGATAAATTATAGTATCAGTGCAGAAAAGATACAAACTAAAAGTTTTATGGGTGGTCCAAGTTTCAGATTTGCGCACACGTGCTCCCACCAGGACAATTAGCTTAATGGctttcagctttgtgttttgaAGAAGCTGCTGACTCATTAATTAATTGCTTCCAAGAGGCTATAAAACCGGCTGACAAATGCGGCGGCCTTCCAATGCTACATTTCTGATAGAAAAGCGTTCAGGTATTGTTGGACTATGAATCGTTTTCTCGGTGTGAAGCCTAGTGATGGTCAACGTCGGCAGGTGTTCTCCTGCACCTACGCTGAGTGTGGAGCAACTTTCAGGAAGGAGTGGAAACTGAAAGACCACGAGACTGTGCACACCGGAGCGGTAAGCAAGTATTGATGCGGCATGCTAAATGTACCTAACAAGCTAAATTTGAAGTGGCCTGTTTGAAAGCTGGAGATGTAAACCTGTGGTGAACTGTCTCAGCGTCCGTGTCAGTGCGAAGTTGAAGGTTGTGGTCGTCGTTTCAAGAGAAAGTCCCACCTGAGCCGCCACATGCTCGGACATGCAGGGAAGCAGTTCCAGTAAGTTAAGATACAAGTTCCATTGCTTGTGTTTTTTCAGCTAACAGCTTATTTATCTTCTGACTTGAGCAGATGTAAGTTTGTGAGCTGCACCAAGACTTTCCTCAACGCAGGCAAGTTGAAGAGACATGTACGCTACGCTCATGGAGAGAAAACCAGCTACTTTAAGGTTTGTCTTACACTTAATTCTCCACCAGGTGGCGACAAAAATGCGGCTTTGAACTAGACATCCAGTTTTGGAGACATTTACTTGTATTAACCACCTGAAAACCTCCTCCCTGTAGTGTAACCAGCCAAACTGCACTTTGACCTTCAAAAGGCGCAGATTGTTCAAGCTGCACTTGCAGGAGCATGGTGTGCATGCCAAGTTCaagtatgtctttttttttttcccccagcaaAGCTTAAATGTTTTGAAAGAATAAAATGGTCAAATCATGCAAATAAGTAAATATCAGTATAGGCAAAACGAAGTGAGGGCTTGTGGCCTGGTTATATGTTCTTTACCTGATCTGTTAGATGCTCTAAGGATGGATGTGCTGCTACATTTGACTCCCACGTTGCACGCCAAGCCCATGAGAAGAAGCATGCAGGTTGGTCTATTCAGAGTCTTGTATTTAAATGAAGCAATGATGGCATTTGTAACTCAGCTGAATCTGAGATGGTGTCTGCAGGTTACCGCTGCCCTCATACTAACTGCCAGGTACTTGAACACACATGGAGTAAACTTCAGAAGCACTTGGCCAAACACCCAGGTAAGTATTTGGGTCATGTAACAAAAGCTAATGAATCTCATCCCAACTCGGGTTGTCCTTGTCCTAACTTGATGTTTTAACACGGGACATGTCTTTCCGCCCCACCCTTTGTGTTCCAGCCACATTTACTTGCAGTGTGTGCAAGAAGGTGTTTAAGAAAACAGATGCTCTGCGAAGGCACAAACGGATCCATGCTTCCCATAAGCCTGTGCTGGTGTGTCCCAGGGATGACTGTCAGGCCTACTTCTCCACCACCTTCAACCTGCAGCACCACATTCGTAAAGTTCACCTTGAGCTCCTCAAATATAAATGCTCCTTCCCTGACTGCCCTCGTGTGTTTGCTATGCGGGTGGgtatacaacaaataaaaatcaaatctaGTTTCTCACTGTTAACTAACGgtttgtgtacattttttattttatcctacAGGAGAGTATGATGAGACACCTGCTTCGCCATGATCCAAGTGCCACCACTTTGAAGGTAAGTCCTCACATTAGTATTCTGTGTAGCTGTGACGAGTGTCTTTATCTTCAAACCTTTTCAGAAGTGTTTCCTGGCTTTTTAAACAAGTGAAGGAAAAGCAGAGGTTTCAGTTAATATCTCAGAACATTTTTAACTTGAAACAATTTAAATCCACCAGACACGCAAGAGGTCCAAGAAGTCCTGGCAGAAGCGTTTAAATGGGCACCAGCTGCCCATCGTGGAGGAGAACCTACATCGCCTCTTCACTCTGCGCATGCGGATCTCCAGACGTACCAAAGTGGAAACCAACCTCTTGGGCCTCTTCAATGAACGCAAGATTCCTCACTACGTCGACCCAGAAGTCAACCTGCGCGACTTGTTCGGGATCAGACAGCCTCGTCCTGTTGAGAATCTGGAAGTTGCTCCAGtgaaaggttaaataaaaatgtacagagGAGCTGTTCTCTATTACTGTCATTAAGAAATTGGGTCTTAAGTTTCAAATGTAGCTTAAATACATTACAATCTGGTTTTGAGaattttcacatttcattttaagatGAGATCTCTTATTTGaaatccatttttctttttgtaacaTTGTCGACCCAATAAAGTTTTGTTCAAAGTGGCTCTTGGTTGCTCAGGTTTTTCAGCTGGCAGTCTGCCCATCAGTAGGAGCTGATTTAGTCTTCAGTCTTTTAATTGCAATTGAAAGAGGGTTTTATTGGcccacacaaacagctgctctCCTCCGGCATCTCCTTTGTGCTGGCTTCGGTTGCACATATTGGTTGACATTTGCTGAACATGTTGGAGCtcattaaatattaacaaaGAGCTGTGCGTGAGTAAGAGCTGAATCAGATCATGCAACTTTGTAGGCGGCTGAGACTTTGAAGACAGTGTGTCAGATGTGTAGAACTGaggtttttctgtatttctaagatttggaaaaacaaatgtataaatgcagcaactttgtttgcatgtgtaaTAGACTTGAAATTCAGACTATTGCCTGTAAAAGCTTTGAAATTGTATCTTCTAACTTATTAGTCAGACTAAACCTGTTTTACTTTTGTCCCccatttttaaattgtgatatTTGATAAAGCTACTTTCAAATTCAAAAGATGATTACAAAGCTCAAAAGTATGAAATCTTACACTggtaaaagcagaaaatgtggTCTAAATCATAACCAGTCTATTCTCTAGCTTTACTCTGCAAGTTAAGCTTGCAAGGCTGTTTACCAACAACTTAAACTGTAGTTTAGAACAATTGAAAGTTGTTCGAAGATCTGTAGTGCCTACTTACAAGCATGACTCAGCAAACTGCAtcctaaattttttttaaatctgtttccaGTGGAGCAGAACGTCATTTGTTTCAGTACCCCATTACAGTCCGCCACCACCTTCTCTTCCCCTTTGGTCTCATGCATTAACCTAATAACTGCAGTTATCTGCCTGCAGCTTTGTGCATTTGTGCAAAACGGTGAAAAAGAttcttataaatatttaagttCCTTGAGttgtctgaatttttttttttaaggctatATCTTGAGGTGAAGTGTGGAAAATGCTTGTATGATACAACTGTTTTCCAGCAGTGCTACAAAGTGTCATGTGGGACTGCTGGTCTGATACCAGCAACACCATGAATTACTCATTTAACTGTACCCTCATCACCTCTGGCTCTCTGGAAAGGCCATGCCAATTATGAACAGTGTGACCTTTGATGGAGCTTACTGAGGTGGATTTTTGCAAACTGCTTAACAAAGTAAACCAGTAAAACTGCAATATCAGTTGAGTTTGGTACACTCCCTACATTCAGGACAGCTTGATAAGCCCTTTATTTGTATGTTAGCCTGTAAATTGTAAACAAGGTCTTCTCTGTTCCATTGTCACTTTGGGACTCAACCTGAAATCTTTACATAAACATTGAAAGCATTACAGGTTTACCTGCTCAGTAGTGTAACTTTCTCTGTGGCGGTGTTTTACTGAAGGACAAAAAAGCATCAAACAGTGAATAACCGTCATCCTGCTGTGAACAATTTTGACCTTGGTGACGAATTATTGATAAAATTTACTTGACCTTAGGTAGTTGAAATTGAGTGGTTTCATAGGCAGTAAAATGACCCACATAACCCCAAAATCCACCTGCTACCAAACCAACTAGGAGCATTCAGGTTACATGTTCAGTCACTTTGACAGTAAAAGGTCACcctgcaatatatatatatatatataccactTGTCTAAAACTATTAGGTGGTTATACAGCTTCCACATATCTGTGAGGTGCTTCTGTCACTGttactttcctcttttttttccccaacacTAGACATTTTTTAATCTGAGAGTAGTAACccacatttctctttttcattcatttaggAGAAAAACCAATGTACTCACAGATTGTGGAGCACGAAACAAGGAGATAAATCAAAGTAGGTTAACTATACAGTCGTCATGTCCTGATTTAGATGGCGTCCTCCAGAATAGATGACCCAAAACCTTTACTCCCGTTTCCCATGGccctgtttgaagtttttcATAGCTTTAGCAAAACTATACAACCCTATAATGTACAAGAGCTACAATAACAAAAAGTCCTTTCTGTACAAAGGCACAAATATGATCATCTCTTCCAAACATTGaagtatttaaagaaaatggtgACCACAAAATTAAATTTCGTATGTAACATAACATGGGTGTAAGTTGAGGGGGAAAATATAGATATATTAAATATAGAGTGGAAGTgtggtatttttgtttttatagcttgttttgagATGTTTGAActgtttttccttcctcttgCCTGTTCTATTTGCTCTGCTGCCTCTAAATCTTTGAGCCTTGCCTAggataaaattttga from the Melanotaenia boesemani isolate fMelBoe1 chromosome 2, fMelBoe1.pri, whole genome shotgun sequence genome contains:
- the si:dkey-208k4.2 gene encoding P43 5S RNA-binding protein, whose translation is MNRFLGVKPSDGQRRQVFSCTYAECGATFRKEWKLKDHETVHTGARPCQCEVEGCGRRFKRKSHLSRHMLGHAGKQFQCKFVSCTKTFLNAGKLKRHVRYAHGEKTSYFKCNQPNCTLTFKRRRLFKLHLQEHGVHAKFKCSKDGCAATFDSHVARQAHEKKHAGYRCPHTNCQVLEHTWSKLQKHLAKHPATFTCSVCKKVFKKTDALRRHKRIHASHKPVLVCPRDDCQAYFSTTFNLQHHIRKVHLELLKYKCSFPDCPRVFAMRESMMRHLLRHDPSATTLKTRKRSKKSWQKRLNGHQLPIVEENLHRLFTLRMRISRRTKVETNLLGLFNERKIPHYVDPEVNLRDLFGIRQPRPVENLEVAPVKG